The genome window catttttttttcttttgactctTTGCCTCCTCCTTGGCAAAGAGTGGATGCATtacattttgttgaagaaaataaatagttacatatccttatactatataagaatgagctGTGGTCAAAGGGAGTTTGAATTTCAACCACATGGATAGGGGTTTTTCGGAAATGTTGAATGTTGTatagttttttttaaagtttttggtACTACTGAGGGCAGGATGTATTTAGATATATttaccaaaataccctcattttggtacatttaaaactttgatttatgGAGACATCTGGATATTTTTGGAATATGGAATTATTTTGCAACTATTTTTGCATCAAATACTGAAATGGTGTTATAGACATATTTAATTGAAATATGACTTTTGTTGTGTAATTCACACAAAGACATATTAACATGTTGTGCAATTAACAAGTTGCTATAACTAACCGTTGGAAAATATTCCTTTGTCTGAAACAACTTATGTCTGCTCTTACACGATTTTCAACTAACATCTGTAGGGGTCTTTTGGGAATGGTAAAATTGTAAAAGTATTGATAAAGCAAAGTGTACAAGTACGTGCTGCAATTAGAATGTACTATTATTAATTTTGTCATATTTGATGactatttctttccaaaatttactaTTATTTGCCCAATGAAAAATCCTCTCTAACCACAGGCACCAACACCTGTGCGGGCACTCCCCCTCTAgtgaaacaattttttttttttttaaagtaagtCCATAGTTATTGAATGGCCATATTACAAGGCGCCAACGACATATATTTAGTTGTTTTTCTTAAATCTAAAAGTTTAGAACATTATATTAGCATCTTACATATATTTAGTGGTTTATAAAAAGAAATAATGCAAATATATCCTGGAAATAAAACTAATTTGAAGTCTATATTATAgattaaaaaattatcaaaatctaGATTGTTTCGACATTTCTCTTAAATTTTACATGATTTTGAAATTTCTATTAAAGCAATTTTACCAATTCATGATTTTCAATTAAGCTTAAGTTTCATTAAGACCAATGAAGGTAAGAAGAAATTAGAATAACTAGATGTTAATAATTGAATGTAAAGGTTATTGTCTTATATAATGTCCACTGTGAATATGAGATTGTCTAAGCATTGTGTGATTATTTAAGGTATTGATTGTAagtcttttgaaaaaaataaaactgaATAAGAAAAATGTCTAGATGCAAAGGAGGCATGCACTGTAGATAGAAAAACATGAGTAGAATATTGAATAGAAAATTATTAACGTATAGACCTTTGGAACTATTATAAATTAAAGTCCATACACAGCCAGTGGtataaagaaaagcaagaaaaacaaagaaaaaccgaCACCAATTATTCCTCACATTTTGCAATTGTACTCTTTTAAATTTTCACATTTGAAATGAAGCATTTAGTCCCTTATAAGACAAATTACATGTCCAAAATAGTAAGATTGATGCAACTCACCTAATATTTATCCAATAATATCACGTACAATAATCTACCACCCTGTCTAAAATAATTGAACGACCAAATTTCTATTCACTAGTTAtcctaatttttcaaaattttctaaacatTAATTTGTCATCTTCATTTTGAGACATCCCATCAGCACCCACTATATCCTCAGCACCATCTAGCTTGTATTCGTCTTCTACCACTCATCCCTCTTCCCGTAATCAAGGGGAATATAGCTCTCTCAAGGCCTCTTCTTTGCCTTCTCAACAATCAGACATTCACTACAATCAAGATTTCTTGTTTCCCTAAATCCTCCAAATCAACTTTGACAAAAAAATCCTCCAAATCAAGATTTTAGGCAGTATCCCTTGAAACAATGATGAAGTTATAGTTATTGAATATCACCAATGCTAAATAATCGATCAAGAAATTAATTTATCTCCATTTTATCTTTTGtgtttttcactttcttttttctttcttttccatccaaatttctATTCAGTAGTTATcctattttctcaaatttttctaAACACTAATTTGTCATCTTGATTTTGAGACGTACCATTAGCACCCACTGTATCCTCAGCACCATCCAGCTTGTATCCGTCTTCTACCACTCATCCCTCTTCGCGTAGTCAAGGGGAATATAGCTCTCTCAAggcctcttcttttctttctcaacAATCAGACATTCACTACAATCAAGATTTCTCATTACTCCAAATCCTCCAAATCaactttgacaaaaaaaatcctCCAAATCAAGATTTTAGGCAGTATCCCTTGAAACAACGATGAAGTTATAGTTATTGAATATCACCAATGCTAAataattggtcaagaaattaatttatttacattttatcttttgtatttttcattttcttttttctttcttttccatccAAAATAAACTCCTCCCTTCTATTAAATTGTGTCTGAATACCATTTTCTTTTAGGATATCaaatcaatattttttttagaaaaagccaTTTCAAGTAAATTTTTCTTGTAAATTAATCAACAATCCAttagaatttccttcttcactCTAGCTGTCAAATTGATGCTTCCAAATCCTTTAGATGAAACATCCAATATACCTGTATGTATTCATCCTTACTCCTAAATAGAGTTGAAAACAAGCCTTAACGAGATGGACAAAGGTATGTTCaggattggtttgaaaattaAAGCGAATGTTTGAACTTGGTTTGTgtttgataattttttgaaagaaattgatcgagtttggtttgaaatttcttatgtatgttcatgaaaagtTTTGCTTGGCTTGTCTTAGTATCGAGTTTAAGCACATACAATCAAAGTTTGGCTCGGCTTGGCTTAAAATttcatattatattatgtaGAAATTTTCACCctaatttgtttgtttttttccctaatttttGCTCTCTGACATTCAAGAAATCTATTACGATAATTTACAAATGTAATTAAAATCAATTATGTCTATTCAAGAGACAAGAGTATTATATGCTTGCTATTTTATAACATAAACAATATATAGGAAGGAAAGAAGTGGAGTTAAGGAAGGAAACTTTACATATATTTTTACGAAATTTACTAGTGCTATATGCTCTTGAACATATTGAGCCAAACAACATGAAGATTGTGattgatttgttaatattttTGAGTTTGGAATTATGTTTGGGCTTGGATTGATacctttttttatatataaaatgtcataatttcattaaaatatgcACTAATGACAAAAATTACATCATCAAACATACACAGATATCAAAAAATAGATCTGAAAAAAGGATACTCTAGATTTGAAgaacaataaaaattacattataaagccccaaatttaaaaaataagataaagtaATTGTAACTCCATGGGCATCTGTGCCTGCTTCCAATTGCCAGATTTGCTGACTAACTACTTCAAGTCCAGATATTATGGTGAGATCTGCTAAATAGATCCAAGAAATTCTAGATTTAATAATCAAAATCTGAAAAAACTCAAatctaataaaagaaaaatgaaaaaattatcaAAGCTGCTTGGATTGATACTTAAACAAACTAACTTGAACGAGTTTGATTCGAATCGAGTTCAAGTCGAGTACCAAACTGTTTGGTTCAATTTACGACCCTTCTCCTGAAATTCCTACTTCCATATATACTATCAGCCATATTGGGAAAGCTATTGGCATTAGTAGGTGGTTTAGTTATAGAGTGTTCGGGGTTACTTCCTTTGTGTCAATGGTGTGCTCCTTTGGGGGTTTTGGCAGGTGGTGGATGGAGATAGTACTAGTTTCCTATTAGAGGAATGCTGGTAGTGGTAGAAGATTAGGAGCAATACAGTTATTAAAGAAGATAAAGAGAGAAGTGAAGGTGGAAGTGGTGCTATGGAGAGACATTTTTAGGGAAAATGTGGTTGAAAATGTATGCAGGGATCAAAACGGTGCATGCTTCAATTTGTCAGAGACTAAAATACTTCATTTTaaatataagaaattaaaaaagTATACCTACAAAATGTGAAGGACGAGTAATTGTATTTTTCCAGAAATAAAAAACCCCAAGATCATAGAGCTCTATAATTAACTCACTTCTATTTTCCATCCAACTATTTTTTAGTGACCAAGGTTAATGTTAGAAATATGGCCACCAAAAGCATTAGGGGATAGCCAAAACATTGATATCAAAATGCAAATATGAGCTATATCAACAATAAGCTATACCATATTCAGAAGAATAACAATGCAAAGAGACAAATTCAGAGGTGGAAATAGGAGTTGGTAGAACTGCAAAAGAGCAATTAGAGTAATAAAAGTAACAAGTGAGCTGAATTAAAAAGGAATTTGGCAGAAGCATATAGGAGAAAGGAGGTGTACTAGAGTCAAAAAGCTGGAAGCACCTGGTTAAAAGAAGGGGATAGGAATACGAAGTATTTTCATGCTATTGTGGAGGGGAGAAGGAGGAGGAATAGTATTTCAACTCTACGAAAGTAAGATGGGAACTAGTGTAATTCTGTGGAAGAGATTGAAGGAGAGGTAAAGGAGTATTTTAAAAGTCTGTTCACTTCTTCTGATCCTCAACATTTTGAGTCCATTTTGGATGGAATTCCTCAGGTGATTACAGGACAAATGAACTCAAAACTTGTGAGGCCTATGTTTGAAGAGGAAATCAGAAAAGCTATTTTCTCCTTGTAGCCTAACAAAACACCTGGACCGGATGGTATGACTCCTgcattctttcaaaaattttggcaaatcACCAAAGTTGATCTGATTAATGCCATTTCCAGCTTTTTTCACTCAAGAAATCTGTTAAGTGCTATGAATGATATTATGATAACTCTTATTTCTAAAATTGAGCACCCTGTGTTTGTatctagggctgcaaacgaatcgagccactcgcgagcggctcgagtcaagctcgagtcgagctcgagccagctcgagtcaaactcgaactcgaactcgagctcagaatattaagctcgttagctcgcgagccggctcgcgagcttgagtatatatatatatattttatttttatttttatttaataataaaattacgtatattatatatatatttttttattttttattttcatagtgaaattacggatatatccttaatattttattatttattcagaaaaaaatattattttatttattttttttaataaaaatattttttttttatttttttcgagctcgagctcgaaaattgccagctcgtcgagctcgagctcgagctcgaccttggtaaaatttagtcgaggctcggctcgattagctcaaagctcgactcggctcgactcgtttgcagccctatttGTATCCCACTTCAGACCAATCAACCTATGCAATGTAGTATATAGGATCATATCAAAAATTTTGGTCAATAGATTAAAACCTTTACTAAAGTACTGCATTAGTGTAAATCAATCTACCTTTATCCCAGGAAGGTAGATCATTGATAATATCATAATTGCTCATGAGTTTAACCATTGTTTGAACAATAAGAGAAATGGATCTAATACTTTTATGGCTTTAAAACTTGACATGTCCAAAGCATACGATGAAGTAGAATGACACTTTGTGACTAAAATAATGGAGAAGATGGGATTTTGTCAAAAATGGATCAGGTGGATTTTAAAATGCATGCCTTTGGTGACTTATTCTTTCAATATAAATGGAGAAAGGAGAGGTTTTGTGAGACCAACCAAAGGAATTAGGTAAGGAAATCCTCTATCTCCTTACCTGTTTCTCTTAGTTACTGAAGGGCTGTCTAACCTTTTGAAAAAAGCAATGCAGGAACACAGTTTGACTAGTCTTAAAGTAGCACATTCATGTCCAGCTCTATCTCACCTGTTTTTTGCAGATGATACACTTATATTTTGTAGAGCTAATCAAGAAGAAGCTGGAAAAGTAATGCAAATACTAAGATTATACGGGGAAGCTTCTGGACAGATTATCAATACTGAGTAGTCCTCAGTTTTCTTTAGTAAAAATACAAGGAAGAGTAAAAGGCAGGAAATACTGAGGTTGCTAGGACGCATGAAGTATGAAAAACAAAGTAGATACTTAGGTCTCCTTTTGGTTATTGGAAGATCTAAGAGACAAGTGTTCAATTATATTGAGAGAGTCATCAGTAGAATGGGAGGTTGGAAAGAGAAATTTCTAAATCAAGCAAGAAAAGAGGTTATGCTGAAATCAGTAATATTAGCCTTGCCCACATATGCTATGAGCTACTGTAAATTGCCAAAAGCTTTATGCAAGGATATTTGTAGGGAAATGACAAGGTTCTGGTGGGGGGGATagtgaggaagaaaagaaaatccatTGGATTGAATGGAACAACTATCTGAAGTTAAAGGGAATAGGGGACTGGGGTTTAGGGATCTTCAGAGTTTTAACAAGGCAATGCTAGCTAAGCAACTTTAGAGAGTTTTAACAAACCCAAGTCTTCTGGTTAGTGGGGTGCTTAAGAGTAAATACCTTAAAGGGGAATCTATATGGAAGATGATAGAAAAGGCTGGAGACTCTTGGATGCTGAGGAGTATTTTAAGTGCCAAGGACCTGCTAGAGTAAGGTGTAAGGAAAAGAGTTGAAGATGGGAGCACTGTTGACATATGGAAGGATAAATGGTTGCTGAACAGTGAAACTGGTAAGGTTAGATCCACTAAGCTAGAAGGATGCCAGATATCAAAAGTGCAGGAGTTGATTTGCAATGGAAAATGGAATAAAAACTTGATAAAAACACTATTTAGTGAGAAAGATTGCACAAGAATAGAGAGCATTCCACTCAGTGAATGTGGGAGCAAGGATAGATTAGTTTGGCCACATTCTAAGTCAGGTCAATACATAGTAAAAACTGGTTACTTTTTGGCTAAGGAGATGGAgggaaggaaagagaaaatacaGTACTAAGGAGCTTAAATATCAAACATAAACTAAAACATTTTATTTGGAGATGTTTGCAAAGAATATTTCCAGTTAATGAGGTAATAAAGAGAAGAACAAGGAAAGGGAAAGATGGTTGCTCATATTGTGGTGAGAAGACAGAAACACTAGAGCATACGTTGTTTTTCTGTAGGCATGCTGAACTAATCTGGAAAGCTATACCAATCAGATGGGATGGACTAAACAGTTTCAAATATTACTTTTGGCTTTGGTGGAATAGTCTTATGGAAGCAAAGGAAAGGATTGAGGGGAGGGAACACATAACTCTCACTATAAATATTCTTTAGTAGGTGTGGAAGTCTAGAAATGTTATTCAATTTAATAGGGAAGAGAGGTGTCTAGGGATGACCACAAACAAAGCAATACATGAATGGTTAGAATACGAAAATGGCAGCAGGGATGAGGATATCATGAAAGAAACAAGtgaagttgaagacaagaaggATAATAGCTGGAAACCACCACCTAAAGGCTACATACTGATGAATACTGATGTAGGCTTGAACATACAGAAAAGGAGGGTGGGAGGGGGGATTATTACTAGGAAGGATGATGGAAGTCTGATTAAAGCTTGGGCAGCAAGTGAAAGTAAACTAGGCGAACCAGAGGTGGAAGAAGCATTGGCAATCAGACAGGCTCTAAACATAGCTAAGCAAAATGGCTGGAGAAAGATTATGATACAATTTGACTGCAAGAGGATAATTGACAAGATTAGAGAAAAGAACACAGAAGATTCGAACATCGGGGTCATGTTGTTTGACATCTTGAAGATTAGTCAACATTTTGCTGAATGTTACTTCTCCTTTATTAAACGGGAAGGTAACTGTGTAGCTCACCAATTGGCAAAATTTGCCATAAACTTGATAGATGAGATTGTGTGGAAGGATTCTTTTCCTGATTGGCTTAACAGTCTAGCCAGACGTGATATAGGAGCAAGTGCTACAGATATGTAACTTTCTTTGCTTTGTGATCAATGAAGCTGTTatcatttggaaaaaaaaaaaaacaaaataagctATACCTTAGGTAGCCAAGAACTTCATAACATCACAACTTTGGAACTGCTTTTATTGGTTTTTTCACATTAGAGTGTAAATTTTTCAAGAACCCAAGTATGAATGCTATCGTAGACAAACATGAAACATGAAAATGACAATTTTCAACCTATAAATTCTTCAAATTATCCTTCTTGACAGGGTAAAGTATGGGAACATAATATTCATTAGTTAGAACATTAGATTGACATTGTCAAAAtgaaaaatgagcaaaaatagacAAACCATTTTGTTTACGTGCCATGCCACGCTTTTCAAAAAGGTTAATAGATTCTAAAATCTCTCAAGTTTTGAATTTGCTTTAAAGCTCCCCTGACTGAAAGGCCAAATATCTTTTTGGCTTAAGTGTGAATGATAATATCATAGAGAGATTTGAATCCCAAATTGCTAATTCTCAACCCATAAATTCTTCAAATCTTCTAGGTTGGTAGATCACTGAGGTAATATTCAATAGTTGAACAAAGAGTTCGCAATTGTTGGCAAAACAAACCAAACTTAGaagtatttatttacttatttactATTTTTATTGGAATCAAGTTTTCAAAAAGATTAGTGGATTCTAAAATCTCTCAAGTTTTGAATTTGCTTTAAAGCTTCCCTTTATAGAAGGGCTAAATATCTTTTATGGCTTAAGTATGAATGATAATATCATAGAGATTTGAATCCCAAATCATTCTCAACATATAAATTCTTCAAATCTTCTAGTTTAGTAGATCATAGGGGTAATTAAAGAAGAGTTATttaatttcttcaattctataACCCTGCACACATCAATTATTATTAGAATACTAAATTTGGGTTCTATAGCAGCTAATTAGTGGTAATCAAAGAATCAATTCCTTCAACTCCGATAATCAAAGaagatttattttaaaaaatttgttaatcattgattattttatttcttcaattCTGTAACCCTGCACGCATCAATTATTGTTAGAACACTAAATTTGGGTTCTATAGCAGTTAATCAGTGATAATCAAATGTGGGAGAAACCCTCAACTAATTGAGGAAATTTCGTCAAAGTTGCGTAGAGAGttagaagaataaaaaaaataattcttcttcaggggaaaaaacaaagaaatatgcttttgagaaaaaaatttgtTCATCCAACTTTTTGTTCAATTAACATTATTTGATGCAGAAGatcccaaaattggaaaaagatATATGATATTCATTTTAGAAGTTTCAAGAGTATTATTAGATAATTAGTTGTTATACGAAATTTGTTGGTCATTGGCAATTATTCAATCGTGCGATCATTGTGATTATTCTTGTGTCACCATAATGAATCaatttgtgatttattattcttattgttgttgttgttgttgttgttgttattattattattgttgttgttgttgttgttcttataattattattgttattgtaattattattattgttattgttattgtaattattattattattattattgttattattattattattattattattattattattattatgcaTGTTGATAGCATTAGGTAGCGGGTGAGCTGATCCTACTCCACCGTACAGAATGGATTAGAGAGACACAAGTTAAGGTGAAAAAATTACTTACCTAAGTTTGGTTGGACAATATATCTTGTACTACAAATAATTCAATAGTTCTTTGTTCTTTCTCTACATGTTTTTCGTACTTATAATATTAAAAAGCACTTCTCAATTAAGTGTAGAAGTTGTTTTTTCTTCTGATTGTTTTACAGTATTGGCTTATTTTAGCACATGGAAAATCTAATCCTTGcgatttctttgaaattttcaaaagttttcacagctagttgccatttttcaaaacctaagcagttgaaatgaaaaaaattaccCCTACCAaacccaaaacaaagaaaaaaaagggtgaAGTGTTAGTTGTAAATCATTGTAAGTGTTAGTGTAATATCAAGctaaaaaatgatcgaaaactTAGATAGGAAtcaaatttgactgacttgATTTTGTAAAGAACGTAAAGTcaacattttaaaagtgagggaaaaaattttatttgacaaaatatgaaaaatgtttTGAACCATTTTCACATAAAAGAAATTTACTCAACTAGTACGGAGGCAAGGTTGGTAGTGAAGGGTTGCCTACTTGACCTTCACTTGCCCTTAATAGTTGGGTAAGAAAATATATATCTTGCACTACTCCTAATTTTTATTAGATTCCCATAATGCATTTACACTTTTTGTACGGAATTGGCCACaagaaaatctggaaatggaaataggaaaattgaaatttcataaATAGTGTATTactcttgaaaattttataaattagaTTACTTTTCATTGATTAAAAAAGATAATAAAATGATTGTTAGTTGACTAAATCATCCTTGTAACAATGTGTATTTTATTAAATTGTAATATGCACTTTGCTGTACACAAATTTATGTGCATAAAATATGTGCATATACAAGTGCTAGCACGTGCATAAAGGGTAATTTCATAATCTTACttacataataaattattttatcatttaagAATAATTACCTATATCCCATTTACATATTTGTCAAAAGTTATATCCTACTTataaatttcaattctttcaattccattttttcaaaatttccaaaacttAACCACTGGGATTTCTTTGACATTATCCTAAGTTTTCACAGCTACTTGCCGTTGTTCAAAAACCAAGGGGTCCAATTGAAAAATTATCCGTAGCAAACATAAAGAATATGTAAcgaaaaaaatgaaggaataattttagaaacgTCCCCATGAATTTCTAACAGTTTCATTATCGTCccctaaagttttaaaaatattactaACCTCCCTTGAAACTTATATCCTTGTAACAATTTACCCCAATTCAAAAGAATAGCAATAAGCAAATGATTTTAGGTGTGATAAGATCATTCGATTCCAAAAGTACCACTTGCCTATGATAATAGTTAATTTACTTATTCAATCTAACTTATTATTTCAATTACAGGGTTCTTATTACACatgattaataaaaaattttcatcatttgcaACTAAAAAGTAACAACTTTCGAAATTTAACAAACGAAAAGTACTAGTGTCCTTTTTTAATgccaaatttatttttctaatgtaATCAAATTATGGTTAATTTAGTTTGTAAACAGCCcaattatttttcatgtttgAATCCTTTTATTCATCAAGTACATCATATATAACTCCTTTTATCTGTCAAATACATTAATAAAAAAACTGCACGTAGCATTAGTTCCCTTTTCATATAGCAAATACGTAGCATTAGTTCCCTTTCGTATAGCAAATTAGTtgttttttaaattcaaattatggTCAATTTAATTAAAATGTTTTGATTGTTTTTCTCCACAAATATGCACAAAATATCTTAAGTTGTAAAGATAGTCGACTCATTTTAACCCCAATGATGTGAGCATTGGGTCCCAAATTAATGATAGAGAAGGTAAGtgattatttttaaaactttgggGGAGATAATTGCAATTATTAGACACATTAGGGtagatttctaaaattatccaaaaataaaagggttaaaaaagaaagaaaataaaataaaaggttgAATGTCGGTTGTATGAGGGTTATAACATCCCTATCAGTAGTGCTGATTCAGTGAAGTTTCTGGTTGATGCCATGATCTCAATTTCCTCTTACTACTGCTCTAGAATCTTCCCTAAAACTCTGCTCAACTTTAAAAATACCAAAAGACCCACTTCCCCATTGCCCTCCTCATCACTCCTAAAGCAACTACTCTCTCCATCGTCAACTCCTGTTCTTCAGGTTCGAGCAATGGCTGATTCTGCTGCTGTTTCTTCCCCTTTCaagaaaatccaaattcaaagggATGACACTGTAAGTTTAATTTCTGATGCATAATTGATTTTAAGGATTTTGATGAAATGCTTGGTGTGCTCTTTGTATATTCCTGTAATTTTTTGTGGGATTTGTGAAAGTGCTGAAAATGTTGATGACCCTGCAAGTTTGAATATTGGTGCAGGATTGATTTTAAGGTTTTGATGAAATTGCTTTATGGGCTTGTACTATAgtcttgtaatttttttttgtgggatttgagaaatgtcGATGAAAAGAATCATATGAAGCGTTAAAGCTGAAAAAGATTCTTGCTTTTTGCCTAAGCTAGAAAGATTTTTGATGCTTCTATTGTTGATatttgatgaattatttgattGTGGCAATTATTAAGATGTTTGAGGACAATATTTTTATCTGtgtcaaaattagtttttgaaataCCAGCCAACAgattaaaagtgaaaaaaaagggcCTCCATTTTGTTGTAAGCAATGTTGGAGAAAAGTTCAAATGGTTGTGCataatctttctttttccagTCAATTTGCTGGTATAATGGCTTAGGTCTAAATTGATGATATTGAGAAAATGCTTGAAGCTTTTATGAGAACTTTGTACTGAGTTTGTAGATATGATGTGAATGCTGCGGTCTTTTACTTAGCCAATGGCCACAGGCTCTTTCTTGGTCATATACATGGAGAATTTTACTAGTCCTGGCTTTCCTTGCTTTATCTAATCTAATGTCTGAATCCAATAAATGGCGGAAATTATGACCGTGGCCCTCCCAACAGTTGACATGTTTAACTGCAGTTTTAAGCAGTTATTTTTATGGCATGCTAAATGTTCTAGTATATACTTATCATGGTTTGAGTTTGGAGACTGCTTCCTTGTGTAAAGAAGTGGAATAGAGTTCATGGTCATTGAGAGTTTATGTTGgtttttgtctttttcatttttgttattCTTTTGGGTATAAACTGAAGTTCAGTGAGAGTGTTGTGGCTGCTTGGACAGACATTTGATGCTTATGTAGTGGGGAAAGAGGATGCTCCCGGGATTGTAGTTCTTCAAGAGTGGTGGGGAGTGGATTTTGAGATCAAGAACCATGCTCAGAAAATTTCTCAGTTTGATGGTGGCTATAAAGCACTTATACCTGAGTAAGATTCTTGATTAATCACAAGACTATGGCTGCACACGGTTTTGTTGGCTTTAAGAGTCACATATCCTTTTTTAGTTGGTTTACAAGTGTTTAATGACTTTCATTGTTTGATGTAGTTTATATCGCGGGAAGGTTGGTCTTGATGTTGCTGAAGCACAGCATCTGATGACAGGTCTTGACTGGCAAGGAGCTGTCAAGGACATTCAAGCTTCTGTTAACTGGCTCAAAGCAAATGGTTCAAAGAAGGTTTATTTGAACTTCTCTTATAGCTGATTAACCATTTTGCAGTGTCTCAAATGTTTCAATCAGCACATTATTGGAAAATACTACAAGTAAGAAGGGAAAGAAGACAATgttaaataaacaaagaaagctTAATCAACCAATTTTTTGTTGTTAACACTGAGTTTTTCTTGCCAAATTTTAACTCATTGCCCTATGGTCAACAGCTAAAGCTCTTCTGCAGTTGTTTTTGGAATCTGATTGCTTTGCTTATCTGATTAGGCCGGTGTAACTGGATTCTGCATGGGTGGTGCCCTTAGCATTGCAAGTTCTGTGTTGGTCCCTGAGGTTGATGCAGTTGTAgccttttatggagttcctcCACCATCACTTGCAGATCCTGCTCAAGCTAAGGCACCTGTGCAGGCTCATTTCGGTGAGCTTGACAATATGGTTGGGTTCTCAGATGCGAAggtattttaacattttttCTCCTGAAATATAGGTGG of Coffea arabica cultivar ET-39 chromosome 5c, Coffea Arabica ET-39 HiFi, whole genome shotgun sequence contains these proteins:
- the LOC140007315 gene encoding uncharacterized protein, producing the protein MTTNKAIHEWLEYENGSRDEDIMKETSEVEDKKDNSWKPPPKGYILMNTDVGLNIQKRRVGGGIITRKDDGSLIKAWAASESKLGEPEVEEALAIRQALNIAKQNGWRKIMIQFDCKRIIDKIREKNTEDSNIGVMLFDILKISQHFAECYFSFIKREGNCVAHQLAKFAINLIDEIVWKDSFPDWLNSLARRDIGASATDM
- the LOC113691016 gene encoding uncharacterized protein, which gives rise to MISISSYYCSRIFPKTLLNFKNTKRPTSPLPSSSLLKQLLSPSSTPVLQVRAMADSAAVSSPFKKIQIQRDDTTFDAYVVGKEDAPGIVVLQEWWGVDFEIKNHAQKISQFDGGYKALIPDLYRGKVGLDVAEAQHLMTGLDWQGAVKDIQASVNWLKANGSKKAGVTGFCMGGALSIASSVLVPEVDAVVAFYGVPPPSLADPAQAKAPVQAHFGELDNMVGFSDAKTGKALEEKLKAAGVPHEVYIYPGVSHAFLNTSPEGAQRRKSMGLNDSDDAAVELAWARFRPWMSKYLSS